From a single Callithrix jacchus isolate 240 chromosome 5, calJac240_pri, whole genome shotgun sequence genomic region:
- the ALOX12 gene encoding polyunsaturated fatty acid lipoxygenase ALOX12 isoform X1, with amino-acid sequence MGCYRIRVATGAWLFSGSHNRVQLWLIGARGEAELELQLRPVRGEEEEFDRDIAEDLGLLQFVKLRKHHRLVDDAWFCDRITVQGPGACAEATFPCYCWVQGEDTLSLPEGTARLPGDNALDVFQKHREKELKDRQQIYCWATWKEGLPLTIAADSKDDLPPNMRFHEEKRLDFEWTLKAGALEMVLKRVYTFLSSWNCLEDFDQIFWGQKSTLAEKVHQCWQDDELFGYQFLNGANPMLLRRSTSLPSRLVLPSGMEELRTQLERELQNGSLFEADFILLDGIPTNVIQGEKQYLAAPLVMLKMEPSGKLLPMVIQIQPPNPSSPTPTLFLPSDPPLAWLLAKSWVRNSDFQLHQLQYHLLNTHLVAEVIAVATMRCLPGLHPIFKLLIPHIRYTMEINTRARTQLISDGGIFDKVRRVQGMGLPHPSLHELTLSGYKTHQVGMSSLLTCEPIHFIPMSSYLEIPHLPFFMEDVMVLQPCFPSKTCHLLSQAVSTGGGGHVQLLRCATAQLTYCSLCPPDDLADRGLLGLPSALYAHDALRLWEIIARYVKGIVHLFYQRDDVVSGDPELQAWCREITEVGLCQAQDRGFPVSFQSQGQLCHFLTMCIFTCTAQHAAINQGQLDWYAWVPNAPCTMRMPPPTTKEDVTMATVMGSLPDVRQACLQMTITWHLGRRQPDMVPLGHHKEKYFSGPKPKAVLNQFQTDLENLEKEITARNEQLDLPYEYLKPSCIENSVTI; translated from the exons ATGGGCTGCTACCGCATCCGCGTGGCCACCGGGGCCTGGCTCTTTTCCGGGTCGCACAACCGCGTGCAGCTGTGGCTGATCGGGGCGCGCGGGGAGGCAGAACTGGAGCTGCAGCTGCGGCCGGTGCGGGGTGAG GAAGAGGAATTTGATCGTGACATTGCAGAGGACTTGGGGCTCCTGCAGTTCGTGAAGTTGCGCAAACACCACCGGCTAGTGGACGACGCATGGTTCTGTGACCGCATCACAGTGCAGGGCCCTGGGGCCTGCGCGGAGGCGACCTTCCCCTGCTACTGCTGGGTGCAAGGCGAGGACACCCTGAGCCTGCCCGAGGGCACTG CCCGCCTGCCAGGAGACAATGCCTTGGACGTGTTCCAGAAGCATCGAGAGAAGGAACTGAAAGACAGACAGCAGATCTATTG CTGGGCCACCTGGAAGGAAGGGTTACCCCTGACCATAGCTGCAGACTCTAAGGATGATCTACCTCCAAATATGAGATTCCATGAGGAGAAGAGGCTGGACTTTGAATGGACACTGAAGGCAGG GGCTCTGGAGATGGTACTTAAACGTGTTTACACATTCCTGAGCTCCTGGAACTGCCTAGAAGACTTTGATCAGATCTTCTGGGGCCAGAAGAGTACCCTGGCTG AGAAGGTTCACCAGTGCTGGCAGGACGATGAGCTGTTCGGCTACCAGTTCCTCAATGGTGCCAACCCCATGCTGTTGAGACGCTCGACCTCTCTGCCCTCGAGGCTAGTGCTGCCCTCTGGGATGGAAGAGCTTCGGACTCAGTTGGAGAGAGAACTTCAG AACGGTTCCCTGTTTGAAGCTGACTTCATCCTACTGGATGGAATTCCAACCAACGTGATCCAAGGAGAGAAGCAGTACCTGGCTGCCCCCCTTGTCATGCTGAAGATGGAACCCAGTGGGAAGCTGCTACCCATGGTCATCCAG aTTCAGCCTCCCAACCCCAGCTCCCCAACCCCAACACTGTTCCTGCCCTCAGACCCCCCACTTGCCTGGCTCCTGGCAAAGTCCTGGGTCCGAAATTCAGATTTCCAACTGCATCAGCTCCAGTATCACTTGCTGAACACTCATCTGGTAGCTGAGGTCATCGCTGTCGCCACCATGCGGTGCCTCCCAGGACTGCACCCCATCTTCAAG ctcctgatCCCCCATATCCGCTACACCATGGAAATCAACACCCGGGCCCGGACCCAACTCATCTCAGATGGAGGAATATTTGATAAGGTGAGAAGGGTACAGGGCATGGGACTGCCTCATCCATCTCTCCATGAGCTGACACTTTCAGGATATAAGACCCATCAAGTGGGAATGTCCTCACTCTTAACCTGTGAACCTATCCATTTTATACCCATGTCTTCATATCTGGAAATCCCACATCTGCCCTTCTTTATGGAAGATGTGATGGTTCTCCAGCCCTGTTTCCCCTCTAAGACCTGTCATCTCCTGTCCCAGGCAGTGAGCACAGGTGGAGGGGGCCACGTGCAGTTGCTCCGTTGCGCGACAGCTCAGCTGACCTACTGCTCACTCTGTCCTCCTGATGACCTGGCTGACCGGGGCCTACTGGGACTCCCAAGTGCTCTCTATGCCCACGACGCTTTACGGCTCTGGGAGATCATTGCCAG GTATGTGAAGGGGATCGTCCACCTCTTCTACCAAAGAGATGACGTGGTGAGTGGGGACCCTGAGCTGCAGGCCTGGTGTCGCGAGATCACAGAGGTGGGGCTGTGCCAGGCCCAGGACCGAG GTTTCCCTGTCTCCTTCCAGTCCCAGGGTCAACTCTGCCATTTCCTCACCATGTGCATCTTCACGTGCACTGCCCAGCATGCAGCCATCAACCAGGGCCAG CTGGACTGGTATGCCTGGGTTCCTAATGCCCCATGCACAATGCGGATGCCCCCACCTACCACCAAGGAAGACGTGACAATGGCCACAGTGATGGGGTCACTACCTGATGTCCGGCAGGCCTGTCTTCAAATGACCATCACATGGCATCTGGGTCGCCGCCAGCCAGACATG GTGCCTCTGGGgcatcacaaagaaaaatatttctcaggcCCCAAGCCCAAAGCTGTGCTAAACCAATTCCAAACAGATTTGGAAAACCTGGAAAAGGAGATTACAGCCCGGAATGAGCAACTTGACCTGCCCTATGAATATCTGAAGCCCAGCTGCATAGAGAACAGTGTCACTATCTGA
- the ALOX12 gene encoding polyunsaturated fatty acid lipoxygenase ALOX12 isoform X2, producing MGCYRIRVATGAWLFSGSHNRVQLWLIGARGEAELELQLRPVRGEEEEFDRDIAEDLGLLQFVKLRKHHRLVDDAWFCDRITVQGPGACAEATFPCYCWVQGEDTLSLPEGTARLPGDNALDVFQKHREKELKDRQQIYCWATWKEGLPLTIAADSKDDLPPNMRFHEEKRLDFEWTLKAGALEMVLKRVYTFLSSWNCLEDFDQIFWGQKSTLAEKVHQCWQDDELFGYQFLNGANPMLLRRSTSLPSRLVLPSGMEELRTQLERELQNGSLFEADFILLDGIPTNVIQGEKQYLAAPLVMLKMEPSGKLLPMVIQIQPPNPSSPTPTLFLPSDPPLAWLLAKSWVRNSDFQLHQLQYHLLNTHLVAEVIAVATMRCLPGLHPIFKLLIPHIRYTMEINTRARTQLISDGGIFDKAVSTGGGGHVQLLRCATAQLTYCSLCPPDDLADRGLLGLPSALYAHDALRLWEIIARYVKGIVHLFYQRDDVVSGDPELQAWCREITEVGLCQAQDRGFPVSFQSQGQLCHFLTMCIFTCTAQHAAINQGQLDWYAWVPNAPCTMRMPPPTTKEDVTMATVMGSLPDVRQACLQMTITWHLGRRQPDMVPLGHHKEKYFSGPKPKAVLNQFQTDLENLEKEITARNEQLDLPYEYLKPSCIENSVTI from the exons ATGGGCTGCTACCGCATCCGCGTGGCCACCGGGGCCTGGCTCTTTTCCGGGTCGCACAACCGCGTGCAGCTGTGGCTGATCGGGGCGCGCGGGGAGGCAGAACTGGAGCTGCAGCTGCGGCCGGTGCGGGGTGAG GAAGAGGAATTTGATCGTGACATTGCAGAGGACTTGGGGCTCCTGCAGTTCGTGAAGTTGCGCAAACACCACCGGCTAGTGGACGACGCATGGTTCTGTGACCGCATCACAGTGCAGGGCCCTGGGGCCTGCGCGGAGGCGACCTTCCCCTGCTACTGCTGGGTGCAAGGCGAGGACACCCTGAGCCTGCCCGAGGGCACTG CCCGCCTGCCAGGAGACAATGCCTTGGACGTGTTCCAGAAGCATCGAGAGAAGGAACTGAAAGACAGACAGCAGATCTATTG CTGGGCCACCTGGAAGGAAGGGTTACCCCTGACCATAGCTGCAGACTCTAAGGATGATCTACCTCCAAATATGAGATTCCATGAGGAGAAGAGGCTGGACTTTGAATGGACACTGAAGGCAGG GGCTCTGGAGATGGTACTTAAACGTGTTTACACATTCCTGAGCTCCTGGAACTGCCTAGAAGACTTTGATCAGATCTTCTGGGGCCAGAAGAGTACCCTGGCTG AGAAGGTTCACCAGTGCTGGCAGGACGATGAGCTGTTCGGCTACCAGTTCCTCAATGGTGCCAACCCCATGCTGTTGAGACGCTCGACCTCTCTGCCCTCGAGGCTAGTGCTGCCCTCTGGGATGGAAGAGCTTCGGACTCAGTTGGAGAGAGAACTTCAG AACGGTTCCCTGTTTGAAGCTGACTTCATCCTACTGGATGGAATTCCAACCAACGTGATCCAAGGAGAGAAGCAGTACCTGGCTGCCCCCCTTGTCATGCTGAAGATGGAACCCAGTGGGAAGCTGCTACCCATGGTCATCCAG aTTCAGCCTCCCAACCCCAGCTCCCCAACCCCAACACTGTTCCTGCCCTCAGACCCCCCACTTGCCTGGCTCCTGGCAAAGTCCTGGGTCCGAAATTCAGATTTCCAACTGCATCAGCTCCAGTATCACTTGCTGAACACTCATCTGGTAGCTGAGGTCATCGCTGTCGCCACCATGCGGTGCCTCCCAGGACTGCACCCCATCTTCAAG ctcctgatCCCCCATATCCGCTACACCATGGAAATCAACACCCGGGCCCGGACCCAACTCATCTCAGATGGAGGAATATTTGATAAG GCAGTGAGCACAGGTGGAGGGGGCCACGTGCAGTTGCTCCGTTGCGCGACAGCTCAGCTGACCTACTGCTCACTCTGTCCTCCTGATGACCTGGCTGACCGGGGCCTACTGGGACTCCCAAGTGCTCTCTATGCCCACGACGCTTTACGGCTCTGGGAGATCATTGCCAG GTATGTGAAGGGGATCGTCCACCTCTTCTACCAAAGAGATGACGTGGTGAGTGGGGACCCTGAGCTGCAGGCCTGGTGTCGCGAGATCACAGAGGTGGGGCTGTGCCAGGCCCAGGACCGAG GTTTCCCTGTCTCCTTCCAGTCCCAGGGTCAACTCTGCCATTTCCTCACCATGTGCATCTTCACGTGCACTGCCCAGCATGCAGCCATCAACCAGGGCCAG CTGGACTGGTATGCCTGGGTTCCTAATGCCCCATGCACAATGCGGATGCCCCCACCTACCACCAAGGAAGACGTGACAATGGCCACAGTGATGGGGTCACTACCTGATGTCCGGCAGGCCTGTCTTCAAATGACCATCACATGGCATCTGGGTCGCCGCCAGCCAGACATG GTGCCTCTGGGgcatcacaaagaaaaatatttctcaggcCCCAAGCCCAAAGCTGTGCTAAACCAATTCCAAACAGATTTGGAAAACCTGGAAAAGGAGATTACAGCCCGGAATGAGCAACTTGACCTGCCCTATGAATATCTGAAGCCCAGCTGCATAGAGAACAGTGTCACTATCTGA
- the RNASEK gene encoding ribonuclease kappa isoform X1, whose amino-acid sequence MVEAGATPPLQPAERILGFLPPIFQPACTSAISDSLLHGVAPVLWAEAGRLRHRPQRLGSDHIMLGIFFNVHSAVLIEDVPFTEKDFENGPQNIYNLYEQVSYNCFIAAGLYLLLGGFSFCQVRLNKRKEYMVR is encoded by the exons ATGGTTGAGGCCGGGGCCACGCCCCCTCTGCAGCCCGCCGAACGCATCCTGGGCTTTCTCCCACCGATTTTCCAGCCCGCTTGCACCTCGGCGATCTCCGACTCCCTTCTTCATGGCGTCGCTCCTGTGCTGTGGGCCGAAGCTGGCCGCCTGCGGCATCGTCCTCAGCGCCTGGGGAGTGATCAT ATAATGCTCGGAATATTTTTCAATGTCCATTCCGCTGTGTTGATTGAGGACGTTCCCTTCACAGAGAAAGATTTTGA GAATGGCCCCCAGAACATATACAACCTTTACGAGCAAGTCAGCTACAACTGTTTCATCGCCGCGGGCCTTTACCTCCTCCTCGGGGGCTTCTCTTTCTGCCAAGTTCGGCTCAATAAGCGCAAGGAATACATGGTGCGCTAG
- the RNASEK gene encoding ribonuclease kappa isoform X2 codes for MASLLCCGPKLAACGIVLSAWGVIMLIMLGIFFNVHSAVLIEDVPFTEKDFENGPQNIYNLYEQVSYNCFIAAGLYLLLGGFSFCQVRLNKRKEYMVR; via the exons ATGGCGTCGCTCCTGTGCTGTGGGCCGAAGCTGGCCGCCTGCGGCATCGTCCTCAGCGCCTGGGGAGTGATCATGTTG ATAATGCTCGGAATATTTTTCAATGTCCATTCCGCTGTGTTGATTGAGGACGTTCCCTTCACAGAGAAAGATTTTGA GAATGGCCCCCAGAACATATACAACCTTTACGAGCAAGTCAGCTACAACTGTTTCATCGCCGCGGGCCTTTACCTCCTCCTCGGGGGCTTCTCTTTCTGCCAAGTTCGGCTCAATAAGCGCAAGGAATACATGGTGCGCTAG